Proteins from a genomic interval of Rhodothermus marinus:
- a CDS encoding HAMP domain-containing protein, whose amino-acid sequence MRNLITWFQQKSIRKQIVWFALLITVPPMLLFTGVVLWNVHRSTKKQVEQTFKLLAETKDHAIEQFYQHALQDAQAIATHPDVIAWFESGGPSRRTGVVYQVVRQLQEAKWGRYHHVFLIDHEGTVILSPPHGQATTAHEGHSIRTSPYFSQALQQPTLTDFFGFEEKDHYHQLVLYPIRSASGQPLGLVGIEIVIQHLIDWMNQEADHLPAGTRFFLTTLEGREIVHTKQETIPSYPYIAEKLASNGEFFGSVGTEDGGRVIAHYQKAASGPFVLAFEIPVNTAYAALYKLLLRLALLNLLGLAFVLIFVWRGSQLISRRIENIAHVARKLRAGDWTARTQEQESENEISQVGIALDTLADAVEQTISLLESEKAQQAQRIQEAVAHIEAQKQALETHIAYMLDQMQHFAEGDLTVRLVTNAAEAATANEAQALFRQLFLKDSIRPRITWRPCWPVYAKS is encoded by the coding sequence ATGCGTAACCTGATTACCTGGTTCCAGCAGAAGTCGATCCGCAAACAAATCGTATGGTTTGCGCTGCTGATCACCGTCCCGCCCATGTTGCTCTTCACCGGCGTTGTGTTGTGGAACGTGCATCGTAGCACGAAAAAACAAGTCGAGCAAACCTTTAAACTGCTGGCCGAAACAAAAGACCATGCCATCGAGCAGTTCTATCAGCACGCGCTACAAGACGCACAGGCCATCGCGACCCATCCGGACGTGATCGCCTGGTTCGAATCAGGCGGCCCCTCGCGGCGGACCGGTGTTGTCTACCAGGTGGTACGTCAGCTTCAGGAGGCCAAATGGGGTCGGTATCACCACGTTTTTCTGATTGACCATGAAGGAACGGTCATCCTGAGCCCACCCCATGGTCAGGCCACAACGGCGCACGAAGGGCACTCCATCCGCACTTCTCCCTACTTCAGCCAGGCGCTGCAACAGCCTACACTCACCGACTTTTTCGGCTTTGAAGAAAAAGATCACTATCACCAGTTAGTGCTCTACCCGATTCGTTCAGCGAGTGGTCAGCCACTCGGCCTTGTCGGCATCGAGATCGTCATCCAGCATCTCATCGACTGGATGAATCAGGAGGCCGACCATCTACCGGCCGGCACACGCTTTTTCCTGACCACACTCGAGGGACGCGAAATTGTCCATACCAAACAAGAAACCATACCGTCTTATCCGTACATTGCAGAAAAGCTGGCGTCAAACGGTGAGTTTTTTGGAAGTGTCGGTACCGAAGATGGCGGCCGGGTTATCGCCCACTACCAGAAAGCTGCCAGTGGTCCCTTCGTACTTGCTTTCGAAATCCCGGTCAATACGGCCTATGCCGCCCTTTATAAGCTACTTCTGAGGCTGGCCTTACTGAATTTGCTGGGCCTGGCCTTCGTATTGATCTTTGTGTGGCGTGGTAGCCAGTTGATAAGTCGGCGTATTGAAAACATCGCACATGTTGCCCGCAAACTCCGCGCAGGCGACTGGACGGCGCGCACGCAGGAGCAGGAAAGCGAAAACGAAATCAGCCAGGTAGGCATCGCTCTTGATACGCTGGCCGACGCCGTGGAACAGACCATCTCGCTGCTCGAATCTGAAAAGGCCCAGCAGGCACAGCGGATTCAGGAAGCCGTGGCTCATATCGAAGCACAAAAGCAGGCGCTTGAAACCCACATCGCCTACATGCTGGATCAGATGCAGCATTTTGCCGAAGGCGATCTGACGGTGCGCCTGGTCACCAATGCAGCAGAGGCAGCAACTGCCAATGAAGCACAGGCATTGTTCCGGCAACTGTTTTTGAAGGATTCAATACGGCCGCGCATCACCTGGAGGCCATGCTGGCCGG